Proteins encoded within one genomic window of Epinephelus lanceolatus isolate andai-2023 chromosome 9, ASM4190304v1, whole genome shotgun sequence:
- the mthfd2 gene encoding bifunctional methylenetetrahydrofolate dehydrogenase/cyclohydrolase, mitochondrial — protein MAAIRTLRKLCQHTQHQVCKLHTSASRQEAVVISGKKLSRQIREEARVDIEKWVSAGHRRPHLSVILVGENPASHSYVLNKTRAAADVGMSSETILKHSDISEEELLDLIYKLNADHRVDGLLVQLPLPDHIDERTVCNAVSPAKDVDGFHVVNVGRMCLDQSTMLPATPWGVWEMIKRTGIPTFGKNVVVAGRSKNVGMPIAMLLHTDGRHERPGGDATVTISHRHTPKEQLRQHTKIADIVVAAAGIPNLITADMIKEGAAVIDVGINRVQDPVTGKSRLVGDVDFEGVRQKAGFITPVPGGVGPMTVAMLMKNTIKAAKNVLLFPPERIRMAAAS, from the exons ATGGCAGCGATCAGGACTCTCAGGAAACTGTGCCAACACACTCAGCATCAAGTCTGTAAACTACACACGTCCGCCTCGAG GCAGGAGGCGGTGGTCATCTCAGGAAAGAAACTATCACGGCAGATTCGAGAGGAGGCCCGGGTCGACATAGAGAAATGGGTTTCAGCGGGCCACAGGAGACCCCACCTGAGTGTGATTCTGGTGGGAGAAAACCCAGCCAGCCACTCCTACGTCCTGAATAAGACACGAGCAGCAGCTGATGTCG GAATGTCTAGTGAGACAATTCTCAAGCATTCAGACATCAGTGAGGAGGAGTTATTGGACCTGATCTACAAACTCAACGCAGACCATCGTGTGGATGGCCTGCTGGTCCAGCTGCCTCTGCCAG ACCACATTGATGAGCGCACAGTCTGTAATGCAGTTTCCCCTGCCAAGGACGTGGACGGCTTCCACGTAGTTAATGTGGGTCGCATGTGCCTGGATCAATCCACCATGCTGCCTGCCACTCCCTGGGGAGTCTGGGAAATGATTAAGCGCACAG GTATTCCTACTTTTGGGAAGAATGTTGTGGTTGCGGGACGCTCCAAGAATGTGGGCATGCCCATCGCCATGTTACTGCACACAGACGGCCGTCATGAGAGGCCCGGAG GTGATGCCACGGTCACCATTTCTCACCGTCACACTCCAAAGGAGCAACTTCGCCAACACACTAAAATCGCTGATATCGTTGTGGCTGCTGCAG GGATTCCAAACCTCATTACCGCAGACATGATCAAAGAGGGAGCAGCGGTGATTGACGTTGGAATAAACAGAGTACAGGACCCAGTCACCGGAAAGAGCAGACTGGTGGGAGACGTGGATTTTGAAG GCGTGAGACAGAAGGCGGGCTTCATCACTCCTGTCCCCGGAGGTGTGGGACCCATGACCGTGGCCATGCTCATGAAGAACACTATCAAAGCAGCTAAGAACGTCCTGCTGTTCCCTCCGGAGAGGATCCGCATGGCAGCTGCATCCTAA